Proteins encoded in a region of the Streptomyces violaceoruber genome:
- a CDS encoding Fur family transcriptional regulator: MTTAGPPVKGRATRQRAAVSAALQEVEEFRSAQELHDMLKHKGDAVGLTTVYRTLQSLADAGEVDVLRTAEGESVYRRCSTGDHHHHLVCRACGKAVEVEGPAVEKWAEAIAAEHGYVNVAHTVEIFGTCADCARASGG, from the coding sequence GTGACCACCGCTGGACCGCCCGTGAAGGGCCGCGCCACCCGGCAGCGGGCTGCCGTGTCGGCCGCCCTTCAGGAGGTCGAGGAGTTCCGCAGCGCGCAGGAACTCCACGACATGCTCAAGCACAAGGGCGACGCGGTCGGGCTCACCACGGTCTACCGCACCCTTCAGTCCCTCGCCGACGCCGGTGAGGTCGACGTCCTGCGCACCGCCGAGGGCGAGTCCGTCTACCGGCGCTGCTCCACCGGCGACCATCACCACCACCTGGTCTGCCGCGCCTGCGGCAAGGCGGTCGAGGTGGAGGGCCCCGCCGTCGAGAAGTGGGCCGAGGCCATCGCCGCCGAGCACGGCTACGTCAACGTGGCGCACACGGTGGAGATCTTCGGCACCTGCGCCGACTGCGCGAGGGCCTCCGGCGGTTGA
- a CDS encoding metal ABC transporter permease — MEILNYAFMQRALLAAVLVGITAPAIGIYLVQRRQALMGDGIGHVAMTGVGLGFLLSWSPVWMATLVSVLGAVLMELIRWYGKTRGDIALAMLFYGGMAGGVMFINLAPGGSNANLTSYLFGSLSTVSESDVTAICVLAAFVVLVTVGLRRQLFAVSQDEEFARVTGLPVRALNLLTAVTAAVTVTVAMRVVGLLLVSALMVVPVAAAQQLTRSFAATFAISVALGVSVTIGGTVTSYYQDVPPGATIVLLTIGAFILLSLLAAPLARRRARALAAARPAEDPAECKIPATRGAADEVGV; from the coding sequence ATGGAAATCCTGAACTACGCCTTCATGCAGCGGGCGCTGCTCGCCGCCGTCCTGGTGGGCATCACCGCCCCGGCCATCGGCATCTACCTGGTCCAGCGCCGCCAGGCCCTCATGGGCGACGGCATCGGCCACGTGGCGATGACCGGCGTCGGCCTCGGCTTCCTGCTCTCCTGGTCCCCGGTGTGGATGGCGACCCTGGTCTCCGTCCTCGGCGCGGTCCTCATGGAGCTGATCCGCTGGTACGGCAAGACCCGCGGCGACATCGCCCTCGCCATGCTCTTCTACGGCGGCATGGCGGGCGGCGTGATGTTCATCAACCTCGCGCCGGGCGGCTCCAACGCCAACCTCACCTCGTACCTCTTCGGGTCCCTGTCGACGGTCTCCGAGTCCGACGTCACCGCGATCTGCGTGCTGGCCGCCTTCGTGGTCCTCGTCACCGTCGGGCTGCGCCGCCAGCTGTTCGCCGTCAGCCAGGACGAGGAGTTCGCCCGGGTCACCGGGCTGCCGGTGCGCGCGCTGAACCTGCTGACGGCCGTCACGGCGGCGGTCACGGTGACCGTCGCGATGCGCGTCGTCGGCCTGCTCCTGGTCTCCGCGCTGATGGTGGTCCCGGTGGCCGCCGCCCAGCAGCTCACCCGCAGCTTCGCCGCCACCTTCGCGATCTCCGTCGCGCTCGGCGTGAGCGTGACCATCGGCGGCACGGTCACCTCGTACTACCAGGACGTGCCGCCCGGCGCGACGATCGTGCTGCTCACCATCGGCGCGTTCATCCTGCTGAGCCTGCTGGCCGCACCGCTGGCCAGGCGACGCGCGCGGGCACTCGCCGCCGCGCGGCCCGCCGAGGATCCGGCGGAGTGCAAGATTCCGGCCACCAGGGGGGCCGCCGACGAGGTCGGCGTCTGA
- a CDS encoding metal ABC transporter ATP-binding protein: protein MSDESVISLRGVRAELGSRPVLRGIDLTVRRGQVVALLGANGSGKSTAVRTIIGQVPVTAGEIELFGTPRRRFRDWARVGYVPQRTTAAGGVPATVTEVVSSGRLSRARFGVLRKADHEAVRRALGLVGMADRAKDSVNALSGGQHQRVLIARALAAEPELLIMDEPMAGVDLASQEVLAETLRGQVAAGTTVLLVLHELGPLEPLIDRAVVLRDGCVLHDGPPPEAVGQHALPGHDHVHPHAPAGAEPIRTGLLS from the coding sequence GTGAGCGACGAGTCCGTCATATCCCTGCGTGGCGTCCGCGCCGAGCTGGGCTCACGCCCCGTCCTGCGCGGCATCGACCTCACCGTGCGGCGCGGCCAGGTGGTCGCGCTGCTCGGCGCCAACGGCTCGGGCAAGTCCACGGCCGTGCGCACGATCATCGGCCAGGTGCCGGTGACGGCCGGCGAGATCGAGCTGTTCGGCACCCCCAGGCGCCGCTTCCGCGACTGGGCGCGCGTGGGCTACGTCCCGCAGCGCACCACGGCCGCGGGCGGCGTCCCCGCCACGGTGACCGAGGTGGTCTCCTCGGGCCGGCTCTCCCGGGCCCGCTTCGGCGTCCTGCGCAAGGCCGACCACGAGGCCGTACGCCGCGCCCTCGGCCTGGTCGGCATGGCCGACCGCGCCAAGGACTCGGTGAACGCCCTCTCCGGCGGCCAGCACCAGCGCGTGCTGATCGCCCGCGCGCTCGCCGCCGAACCCGAACTGCTGATCATGGACGAGCCGATGGCGGGCGTCGACCTGGCCAGCCAGGAGGTGCTGGCGGAAACCCTGCGCGGGCAGGTCGCGGCCGGCACCACCGTCCTCCTCGTCCTGCACGAGCTGGGCCCGCTGGAGCCGCTGATCGACCGGGCCGTGGTGCTCCGCGACGGCTGCGTCCTGCACGACGGCCCGCCGCCCGAGGCGGTCGGCCAGCACGCGCTGCCCGGCCACGACCACGTCCACCCGCACGCACCGGCGGGCGCCGAACCGATCCGCACCGGCCTGCTGAGCTGA
- a CDS encoding zinc ABC transporter substrate-binding protein, with amino-acid sequence MNVRRRRISGIAVTAATALGLGTLSACSSDSSAAGNTDKFDVVASFYPMEYLAEQIGGDHVNVTTLTEPGQEPHDLELSAKQTARMGEADAVLYLKSLQPAVDEAIAQSDVKTKIDAASLTKLEDHGNVEHDHDHGGEEHADEHAEEEHAEEEHSEGGEHALDPHVWLDPVKYAEIAQGVAESFEKADPDHAGDYRKNAEALAKKLSGLDTAYKDGLKNTATKVFFTNHAAFGYLAERYGLTQEAINGLDPESEPSPARIKELQQEAKADGVTTVFYETLVSDKTAKTLAKDAGLKTDVLDPLEGITDKSKGEDYVGVMEANLKALETALGAK; translated from the coding sequence ATGAACGTACGACGACGCCGCATATCCGGCATAGCAGTCACCGCGGCCACCGCGCTCGGCCTCGGCACCCTCTCGGCCTGCTCCAGCGACAGCTCGGCGGCGGGCAACACCGACAAGTTCGACGTCGTCGCGTCGTTCTACCCCATGGAATACCTCGCCGAGCAGATCGGCGGGGACCACGTGAACGTCACCACGCTCACCGAGCCCGGCCAGGAGCCGCACGACCTGGAGCTGAGTGCCAAGCAGACCGCCCGGATGGGCGAGGCGGACGCGGTGCTCTACCTCAAGTCCCTCCAGCCCGCCGTGGACGAGGCCATCGCCCAGTCCGACGTGAAGACGAAGATCGACGCCGCCTCGCTGACGAAGCTGGAGGACCACGGCAACGTCGAGCACGACCATGACCACGGCGGCGAGGAGCACGCGGACGAGCACGCCGAGGAGGAGCACGCCGAGGAGGAGCACTCCGAGGGCGGCGAGCACGCGCTCGACCCGCACGTCTGGCTGGACCCGGTGAAGTACGCCGAGATCGCCCAGGGTGTCGCCGAGTCCTTCGAGAAGGCCGACCCGGACCACGCCGGCGACTACCGCAAGAACGCCGAGGCGCTGGCGAAGAAGCTGAGCGGCCTGGACACGGCGTACAAGGACGGCCTGAAGAACACGGCCACCAAGGTCTTCTTCACCAACCACGCCGCCTTCGGCTACCTCGCCGAGCGCTACGGCCTCACCCAGGAGGCCATCAACGGCCTCGACCCGGAGAGCGAGCCCAGCCCCGCCCGGATCAAGGAACTCCAGCAGGAGGCCAAGGCCGACGGCGTCACCACCGTCTTCTACGAGACACTGGTGTCCGACAAGACCGCGAAGACCCTCGCCAAGGACGCGGGCCTGAAGACGGACGTCCTCGATCCGCTGGAGGGCATCACCGACAAGTCCAAGGGCGAGGACTACGTCGGGGTCATGGAAGCCAACCTCAAGGCGCTCGAAACCGCCCTCGGCGCCAAGTAA
- a CDS encoding glycine--tRNA ligase, whose product MAADKIDTIVSLSKRRGFVFPCSEIYGGQRAAWDYGPLGVELKENLKRQWWRYMVTSREDVVGLDSSVILAPEVWVASGHVATFTDPLTECTSCHKRFRADHLEEAYEEKKGHAPENGLADLNCPNCGNKGTFTEPKQFSGLLSTHLGPTQDSGSVAYLRPETAQGIFTNFAQVQTTSRRKPPFGIAQMGKSFRNEITPGNFIFRTREFEQMEMEFFVKPGEDEKWQEYWMEQRWNWYTGLGLREENMRWYEHPAEKLSHYSKRTADIEYRFSFGGSEWGELEGVANRTDYDLSSHAKASGQDLSYYDQEAQERWTPYVIEPAAGVGRAMLAFLLDAYIEDEAPNAKGKLEKRTVLRLDPRLSPVKVAVLPLSRNPELSPKAKGLAQALRQNWNIEFDDAGAIGRRYRRQDEIGTPFCVTVDFDTLDDNAVTVRERDTMKQERVSLDQIEGYLASRLVGC is encoded by the coding sequence GTGGCCGCCGACAAGATCGACACCATCGTCAGCCTGAGCAAGCGCCGTGGCTTCGTATTCCCGTGCAGTGAGATCTACGGCGGTCAGCGCGCCGCCTGGGACTACGGTCCGCTGGGTGTCGAGCTCAAGGAGAACCTCAAGCGCCAGTGGTGGCGCTACATGGTCACCTCGCGCGAGGACGTCGTCGGTCTCGACTCCTCCGTGATCCTGGCCCCCGAGGTCTGGGTGGCCTCCGGTCACGTCGCCACCTTCACGGACCCGCTGACCGAGTGCACCTCCTGCCACAAGCGGTTCCGCGCGGACCACCTGGAGGAGGCGTACGAGGAGAAGAAGGGGCACGCCCCGGAGAACGGCCTCGCCGACCTCAACTGCCCCAACTGCGGCAACAAGGGCACCTTCACCGAGCCCAAGCAGTTCTCCGGTCTGCTCTCCACCCACCTCGGCCCGACCCAGGACAGCGGCTCCGTCGCCTACCTGCGACCCGAGACCGCCCAGGGCATCTTCACCAACTTCGCCCAGGTGCAGACCACTTCGCGGCGCAAGCCGCCGTTCGGCATCGCCCAGATGGGCAAGTCCTTCCGCAACGAGATCACGCCCGGCAACTTCATCTTCCGCACCCGTGAGTTCGAGCAGATGGAGATGGAGTTCTTCGTCAAGCCGGGCGAGGACGAGAAGTGGCAGGAATACTGGATGGAGCAGCGCTGGAACTGGTACACGGGCCTTGGTCTCCGTGAGGAGAACATGCGCTGGTACGAGCACCCGGCCGAGAAGCTCTCCCACTACTCCAAGCGCACCGCCGACATCGAGTACCGCTTCTCCTTCGGCGGCAGCGAGTGGGGCGAGCTGGAGGGCGTCGCCAACCGGACCGACTACGACCTCTCCTCGCACGCCAAGGCCTCCGGCCAGGACCTCTCCTACTACGACCAGGAGGCCCAGGAGCGCTGGACGCCGTACGTCATCGAGCCGGCGGCCGGTGTCGGGCGCGCGATGCTCGCCTTCCTGCTCGACGCGTACATCGAGGACGAGGCGCCGAACGCCAAGGGCAAGCTGGAGAAGCGCACCGTGCTGCGGCTCGACCCGCGGCTGTCCCCGGTGAAGGTGGCCGTGCTGCCGCTGTCCCGCAACCCGGAGCTGTCGCCGAAGGCGAAGGGGCTCGCGCAGGCGCTGCGGCAGAACTGGAACATCGAGTTCGACGACGCGGGTGCGATCGGGCGCCGGTACCGCCGTCAGGACGAGATCGGCACGCCGTTCTGCGTGACCGTCGACTTCGACACGCTCGACGACAACGCGGTGACCGTTCGGGAGCGGGACACCATGAAGCAGGAGCGTGTGTCTCTCGACCAGATCGAGGGGTACCTCGCCTCTCGGCTGGTTGGGTGCTGA
- a CDS encoding chitinase — protein sequence MIRRTIRLLAAALAATVLVPLGVATASAAPEGAAPTGAAADTCAVKSKPAGKVLQGYWENWDGAANGVHPPFGWTPVTDPQIGAHGYNVLNAAFPVILSDGTALWEDGMDRGVKVATPAEMCAAKASGQTLLLSIGGATAGIDLNSTAVADRFVDTIVPILKEYNFDGIDIDIETGLTGSGNINQLSASQSNLIRIIDGVLARMPSNFGLTMAPETAYVTGGSIVYGSIWGAYLPIIKKYADNGRLWWLNMQYYNGSMYGCAGDSYSAGTVQGFTAQTDCLDKGLVIQGTTVRVPYDKQVPGLPAQPGAGGGYMPPSLVSQAWNHYNGALKGLMTWSLNWDGSKNWTFGTNVKSLQGR from the coding sequence ATGATCCGCCGCACAATCCGTCTACTGGCCGCCGCACTGGCGGCCACCGTTCTGGTCCCCCTGGGAGTCGCCACCGCGTCGGCGGCTCCCGAGGGCGCCGCCCCCACCGGCGCGGCCGCCGACACCTGCGCCGTGAAGTCGAAGCCCGCCGGCAAGGTCCTCCAGGGCTACTGGGAGAACTGGGACGGCGCCGCCAACGGCGTCCACCCGCCCTTCGGCTGGACCCCGGTCACCGACCCCCAGATCGGCGCCCACGGGTACAACGTCCTCAACGCGGCCTTCCCGGTGATCCTCTCCGACGGCACGGCCCTGTGGGAGGACGGCATGGACCGGGGCGTGAAGGTGGCGACGCCCGCGGAGATGTGCGCGGCCAAGGCGTCCGGGCAGACGCTGCTGCTCTCCATCGGCGGCGCGACGGCCGGCATCGATCTCAACTCGACCGCGGTCGCGGACCGTTTCGTCGACACGATCGTGCCGATCCTGAAGGAGTACAACTTCGACGGCATCGACATCGACATCGAGACCGGCCTGACCGGCAGCGGCAACATCAACCAGCTCTCCGCGTCCCAGTCCAACCTGATCCGCATCATCGACGGCGTACTGGCCCGCATGCCCTCGAACTTCGGCCTCACGATGGCCCCGGAGACGGCGTACGTCACCGGCGGCAGCATCGTCTACGGATCGATCTGGGGCGCGTACCTGCCGATCATCAAGAAGTACGCGGACAACGGCCGCCTGTGGTGGCTGAACATGCAGTACTACAACGGCAGCATGTACGGCTGCGCCGGCGACTCCTACTCGGCCGGTACCGTGCAGGGCTTCACCGCCCAGACCGACTGCCTGGACAAGGGCCTGGTCATCCAGGGCACCACGGTCCGGGTGCCCTACGACAAGCAGGTCCCGGGCCTGCCCGCCCAGCCCGGCGCGGGCGGCGGTTACATGCCACCGTCCCTGGTCTCCCAGGCATGGAACCACTACAACGGCGCCCTCAAGGGCCTGATGACCTGGTCCCTCAACTGGGACGGCTCGAAGAACTGGACCTTCGGCACCAACGTGAAGTCCCTCCAGGGCCGCTGA
- a CDS encoding MFS transporter, translating to MTETITSRPVRTGTPEAPPALGGLGLFTVLLGAALPLVDFFIVNVALPTIGADLSAGEAVLELVVAGYGVAYAVLLVLGGRLGDLLGRRRLFLGGMAAFGLTSLACGLAPDAWSLVAARVAQGASAAAMLPQVLATIQATTTGPRRAKAMSLYGATAGLSMVAGQILGGVLVAADIAGTGWRSVFLVNVPVVLAGLFLAARAVPETRSARPEPVDVPGTFLLAASILTLLVPLTEGRAAGWPLWTWLSLAAFPFAAAAFYAVERRADRAGRTPLVPPSLFAIVSLRRGLLLIVPFSIGFSGFMFVIAVALQQGAGLGPVAAGLALAPLAVVFFLFSLAGPRLVARYGTRVVPTGAVLQGVGLALMTLAAWRSWPDLGLVELLPGAAVAGAGQALQLPVVLRLVLSEVPAERAGVGSGVMVTTQQSSLALGVATLGTLFLSLTPGMGMRDALVTTLLVQLAGVALTGLLSLRLPRTIA from the coding sequence GTGACCGAAACCATCACTTCACGTCCCGTCCGTACGGGCACCCCGGAAGCGCCGCCCGCACTCGGCGGCCTCGGACTCTTCACGGTGCTGCTGGGTGCGGCGCTCCCGCTCGTCGACTTCTTCATCGTCAACGTCGCCCTGCCCACCATCGGCGCGGACCTCTCCGCGGGCGAGGCGGTCCTGGAACTGGTCGTCGCCGGATACGGGGTCGCGTACGCCGTCCTGCTGGTCCTCGGCGGCCGGCTCGGCGACCTGCTCGGCCGGCGCCGCCTGTTCCTGGGCGGCATGGCGGCCTTCGGGCTGACCTCGCTGGCCTGCGGCCTGGCGCCGGACGCCTGGTCGCTGGTGGCCGCGCGGGTGGCGCAGGGCGCCTCGGCCGCCGCGATGCTGCCGCAGGTGCTGGCGACCATCCAGGCGACCACGACCGGTCCCCGGCGCGCGAAGGCCATGAGCCTGTACGGGGCCACGGCCGGTCTGTCGATGGTGGCCGGGCAGATCCTCGGCGGCGTCCTGGTGGCGGCGGACATCGCGGGCACCGGCTGGCGTTCCGTCTTCCTGGTGAACGTCCCGGTCGTCCTCGCGGGTCTCTTCCTCGCCGCCCGCGCGGTCCCGGAGACCCGCTCCGCGCGCCCCGAGCCGGTGGACGTCCCCGGCACCTTCCTGCTGGCCGCCTCGATCCTGACCCTGCTGGTGCCGCTGACCGAGGGCCGGGCGGCGGGCTGGCCGCTGTGGACGTGGCTGTCGCTGGCGGCGTTCCCGTTCGCGGCGGCGGCGTTCTACGCGGTGGAGCGCCGGGCGGACCGCGCGGGCCGTACCCCGCTGGTCCCGCCGAGCCTGTTCGCGATCGTCTCGCTGCGCCGCGGCCTGCTGCTGATCGTGCCGTTCTCGATCGGCTTCAGCGGCTTCATGTTCGTCATCGCGGTGGCGTTGCAGCAGGGCGCGGGCCTGGGCCCGGTGGCCGCGGGGCTCGCCCTGGCCCCGCTCGCGGTGGTGTTCTTCCTCTTCTCCCTCGCCGGCCCCCGACTGGTCGCCCGCTACGGCACCCGCGTGGTGCCCACCGGCGCCGTCCTCCAGGGAGTGGGCCTGGCCCTGATGACGCTGGCCGCGTGGCGTTCCTGGCCCGACCTCGGCCTGGTCGAACTCCTGCCGGGCGCGGCGGTCGCGGGCGCGGGCCAGGCACTTCAGCTCCCGGTCGTCCTCCGGTTGGTCCTCTCGGAGGTGCCCGCCGAACGCGCCGGCGTGGGCAGTGGCGTCATGGTCACCACCCAGCAGTCGTCGCTGGCCCTGGGCGTGGCCACCCTGGGCACCCTGTTCCTGTCGCTGACCCCGGGGATGGGCATGCGGGACGCCCTGGTGACGACGCTGCTGGTCCAGTTGGCCGGGGTGGCGCTGACGGGCCTGCTGAGCCTGCGCCTCCCCCGGACGATCGCCTGA
- a CDS encoding helix-turn-helix transcriptional regulator, with protein sequence MTGRETAVQSPPRDTGSEIRRHELAAFLRSRRERIAPEQVGLPRGRRRRTPGLRREEVAQLSAVGVTWYTWLEQARDIQVSVQVLDALARTLLLDPTERAHLFQLAGSVDPTPATDCPAITPAVRALLEQFEPYPACVQNSRYDILAHNRTYGLLLCDLDAVPPEDRNCMVLCFTHEDWRSSIVHLEETQRLMAARFRATMAGHLAEPAWKMLLKRLRTQSPAFREAWERHEVVAHRGKRKEFLNRHVGRIRVDHTDLWLGPEPGPRMVTYAPADEDSRERLERLHAIALEREPAASG encoded by the coding sequence ATGACGGGTCGGGAGACGGCCGTCCAGTCCCCGCCCCGGGACACCGGCTCGGAGATCCGGCGGCACGAACTCGCCGCCTTCCTGCGCAGCCGCCGCGAGCGCATCGCGCCCGAGCAGGTCGGGCTGCCCCGCGGACGACGGCGCCGGACCCCGGGGCTGCGCCGCGAGGAGGTCGCCCAGCTCTCGGCCGTCGGCGTCACCTGGTACACCTGGCTGGAGCAGGCCCGGGACATCCAGGTCTCCGTGCAGGTGCTCGACGCCCTCGCCCGCACCCTGCTGCTCGACCCCACCGAGCGCGCCCACCTGTTCCAGCTGGCGGGCTCCGTCGACCCGACGCCCGCGACGGACTGCCCGGCCATCACACCGGCGGTGCGCGCCCTGCTGGAGCAGTTCGAGCCGTACCCCGCCTGCGTGCAGAACAGCCGGTACGACATCCTCGCCCACAACCGGACGTACGGGCTGCTGCTGTGCGACCTGGACGCGGTGCCGCCCGAGGACCGCAACTGCATGGTCCTCTGCTTCACCCACGAGGACTGGCGGTCCTCCATCGTCCATCTGGAGGAGACCCAGCGGCTGATGGCGGCCCGGTTCCGCGCCACGATGGCCGGTCATCTCGCCGAGCCCGCCTGGAAGATGCTGCTCAAGCGGCTGCGCACCCAGTCGCCCGCCTTCCGCGAGGCCTGGGAGCGGCACGAGGTGGTCGCGCACCGGGGCAAGCGCAAGGAGTTCCTCAACCGGCACGTCGGCCGGATCCGCGTCGACCACACCGACCTGTGGCTCGGACCGGAACCGGGGCCCCGGATGGTGACGTACGCCCCGGCCGACGAGGACTCCCGGGAGCGGCTGGAGAGGCTGCACGCGATCGCCCTGGAGCGGGAGCCGGCCGCGTCGGGATGA